ACGGTGCCCTCAAGGACGCCAGCCGTTCGACCGGCGAAGCGATCCGCGATATTTCCGGTGCCGCCGGCGTGGTCCAGGAGGCGGTCGACGAAACCCGTTCCGCCGCCGGCGAGATCTCGGTCTCGATCCAGCAGGTGTCGGAAAATATCGGCACCCTGCAGGAATTCATGGACAACGCCGTGGCTTCGATCACTGAAATCGCCGCCACTATCAAGGAGGTCGAGGCGAGCGCAGTCAAATCGCAGGCGATGACCGAAGGGGTGCAGGAGAAAGCGGCCGGCGGGGTTGACCGGGTCGATCGCGCCATCTGCAGTCTGCAGGGGATTGCCGAAGCGGTGGAAACCGCCTACGCCGGTATTGAACGCCTGTCGGATATCGGTGAGGAGGTCGGGGGCATCACCACCGTGATCAACGAAATCACCCAGAAGACCAACCTGCTGGCTCTCAACGCCGCCATTATCGCCGCCCAGGCCGGTGAACACGGTCGCTCCTTCGCGGTGGTCGCCGACGAGGTCGGCAGCCTGGCGCGGGAAACAGCGCAGTCAACCGAGGCGATTTCGGCCCTGATCGGCGACATCCAGCAGGCGACCCGCGAGGCTGTCGGACACATCGCCAAGACCCGCAACCTGGTTCGCGAGGGGCTGGGGCACGGCGAAGAGCTGGAAACGGCTCTGCAGCAGATACTGCAGGGTACCGAGCAGGCGATGACCATGTCGCGGGATATCCGCCGCGCCACCTACGAGGTGGCGCGCAGTGCCGAATCGATCAACAAGGCGGTGGTGCATCTCGGTGAGATGGCCGCGCAGATCTCCCACGCGTCCAAGGAACAGGCCAACGGGACGCGCAGCATCGTGCACGCCATCGAGGAGGTCAAGCAGATGTCCGACGATATGGTCGACGCGACCGAGCGGCAGCGGCGCAACATGGACGATATCGACCGCTCCGTCGACCTGGTCAGCGGCATGGCCAAGCGCATTTTCGCCGAACTGGAGAAACGCCAGCAGGGCAGCCGTGATGTGCTGGAGAAACTTGAAGTGCTGAAGATGCAGGGACGGCGGATTGAGTAGCGGGAAGCCGGGGAAGGAAGCGCAGCGCATGCTGGGGTCAGGTTTGACTTTCTGCTCTCCCGAGGTATCCTGTTCGCATGCCCCGTAAACCCCGCATTCATTTTCCCGGCGCGGTCTATCACGTCATGCTGCGCGGCAATGCCGGCGATCCGGTATTTTTCAATGATCAGGACCGGTTTCGCTTCTACCTCTTTCTGCAACAGGCCATCGAAAAATTTCACTGCCGCATTCATGGCTTTTGCCTGATGGATAACCATATCCACCTGATTGTCCAGGTCGCGGAAATACCCCTTTCACGGGTGATGCAAAACATCTCTCTGCGTTACACCAAGTGGATCAATTATTCCCAGGGGCGCGTCGGGCACCTTTTTCAGGGACGCTACAAGGCTCTTCTGATCGATGCAGACGCCTATCTGCTGCAACTCGTCGGCTACGTTCATCTCAATCCGGTGCGGGCGGGAATGACAACTGTGCCGGAGCAGTATCGCTGGAGCGGGCACCTCGCTTATCTTGGCAGAGACGAGATCTCCTGGCTCACCACCGACTGGGTCCTTTCGCAGTTCTCGCCAAACCTCGCAAGAGCACGCCAAGGCTATGAGGAATATGTCCTCAATCATCTGGAAGAGGGGAAACAGGCGAAGTATCACTCCGGCACCGTTGAAGGAATTATTCTCGGAGAAGACCATTTTGCCGAAGAGGCCCTGCGGCACGTGGCCTGCGATATGGCGCCACGCTACTCAGTCGTGGATATCGTTTCCGGCGTCTGCCAGGCCTACTCGGTGGACATTGAACAGCTTCGGGCCACCGGCAAACAGCGGCCGTTCACCGAGGCGCGCGCTCTCGCGGCCTGCATGGTTCTGGAAGCCCCGCACCTGACTTTGACCGAACTCGGCAAAAAACTGAATCGCACGGTGGTCCCCCTCGGCCGTGCAGCCCGCAAGCTGGCACAAAGGATTGAGAAAGACCCTGAGCTGAGGAAACGGAAAACGGAAGTCATCGAGGTTTTGAAAAAGGCAGAAAGTCAGACCTGACCCCATTTGTTGACCTGACCCCATTTGTTGAAGATGCAGGGACGGCGGACCGAGTAGTTGAGTTGGTGAGATAGATCCTTCCGTTTGTTTTAGCTTGCAAGTTTTGATATTTTCTTCAGTATCTCTTTGTCATCGCCAAATTTACAAATTGCATCACAATTGTCCTTTAGTTCAGAAAACAATATATAGTGTATTTTAATTTCGCTATTTTTAATAGACGGCCTCTGTAGCTGTAGCAGTACTTCTTTTTCTCTATTGTCCGGTATTATAAGATACAATGTTGGTGGGTTTTCTTTGAAGGAAAAATGAAGATCGGTAAGTCTTAATATGCCAGAATAAATAGATGTGCTTTTTTCCACCTCAAACGCACAAGCAATCTTATTTGTTCCTTTTTCAAACCATACAGCATCAATGAGTGTAATGGTTTTGTATGTATCTTTGTCTACATCTATCTCTGGAAATTTACCAAGACTGATAAATGACAGGCTTTGACCATTATGGCATTTTGAACGGTCATTGGATGCAGCGATAACATCGTATCCTATTGAATTACCTATAGTCATTATGTGGTACTGCATTTCCGTATGAAGGTCTTCCTCCTCAATTTCGCTAATTACTTCTTTATGTCTTTTTTTAAGTTTCTTTTCAATCTTTGTTCGCTCTTCTTCTGATATATGATCATCACTGACTAATAGTTTCTTTTCGCCAATATCAAACAATAGGCCTGCAAAAGCACCTAGGTCATTTGAAAGGTATGGTTTAAACTCATTATTTTTTTCAATTATTATCTCTCTCATTCTTAGATATTCAGTCCATGACCCAAGTTTTATATTGTCTCTGAATAATGTATTGAATCCATTTACAATGGCAGTATTGAATGGCGGAATAATTGTTGGGTGTAAAAAATATAGAATGCTTGCAACAGCAGGACCTAGGCCTTTTATTTTCTTTTTGTCAAGCAGAATGATTTCTTTTAATATATGTTCTTCTTTTGTTGCATTTATACATTTTTCTAAAAATTGACCAAAAGCTAATTTGTTTTCTTCATTCTCATATATGTCTGGTATTCGTAGTTTAGGCTTCCAGTAAAACGGATGAGATGCACCCTTGAATACCTGCTTTTGTTCTGTGATGCAATTTAAAACAAATTCTAAAGAAGATCCTTTAAAATCATTGCCGAACTTGCTTGTTTTTATATCTTGTATTACGTCAAATACACCTCTGCGAATTGATCGAAATGCTTTTAATCTTTCATCATTATTAACAAACCAACTATTATAAACCGTTTCTTGGTCTTCTTTGTAATTTTTTATTATGGATTTAAAATCTTGACTCATAGTTCATTCCCGTTAGTTCATATTTCTACACAGCAAGGTATTGTTCAGATCTGTACAATCTGCCAACTCTCTATTCTTTGGCAAAGATAAATTTTGACAACACTTAAGTTCCGAACTGGATCTCAGAAAAAAGTTGAATATTTACGATAAGGATAACTCCGGGGCTATCAAAGCTTCTATCATGTCCATTCCTATCTGCTATAGCCCCTCCGGCCACTGTGCGACACGGTGATATTCTCCCGGCTGTACCACCCGTTCCCAGACGGGGAGGGCTATGCGGGGTTGCCGCGCAAGCGGATTGGGAGGCCCTGCCGCAGTGTTCGCTTTCACGGCAAATGACTACAGCGATAAATGTTCGGGGTTACGATGATATTTTCATGAGGAGCCACAGGCATACCCCGGCGATCAACAGACCAACTCCAATAAAGAGAAAATAAAGGAGCATTTTCAGTCCCCCCCCCCTGCAACTGACTATGGACTTGAGGGGGACTATTTTACTCTCGGGTTCTCAAAAAAATCTCAAATTTTTGGCAGATCAGCTTCCGGTGGTGGAAAAAATGGTGAACCAGGCCCGAAACAGTCATCATTTCACGACGGGAATGCAGTTCCACTTCGTCGTATAGGCCGGTGACAGATGCTCCTGCCGCATGAACCAGTCCTTCCGCGGGCGCTGTCCGCCGAACCGGATCATCCCCCGGCCGTCCCGGTTGATGCTGTCGACGGCCCGCATCAGGTTGTCGTTTCGCCGGTGGTCGGTCCCGGTGTCGAAGAGGTCGAGCTGGAGAATGTCCGGTGAACAGAAATCCCCGAGCATGA
The genomic region above belongs to Geothermobacter hydrogeniphilus and contains:
- a CDS encoding transposase, with translation MPRKPRIHFPGAVYHVMLRGNAGDPVFFNDQDRFRFYLFLQQAIEKFHCRIHGFCLMDNHIHLIVQVAEIPLSRVMQNISLRYTKWINYSQGRVGHLFQGRYKALLIDADAYLLQLVGYVHLNPVRAGMTTVPEQYRWSGHLAYLGRDEISWLTTDWVLSQFSPNLARARQGYEEYVLNHLEEGKQAKYHSGTVEGIILGEDHFAEEALRHVACDMAPRYSVVDIVSGVCQAYSVDIEQLRATGKQRPFTEARALAACMVLEAPHLTLTELGKKLNRTVVPLGRAARKLAQRIEKDPELRKRKTEVIEVLKKAESQT
- a CDS encoding methyl-accepting chemotaxis protein — its product is MAQSKGHGSLDRAGIYALLGFCLGVSAPVGWLLLRLVFFWQPGVGVVAQLEQEVFRSGQQLALYLYMGLGTALVLASFGFLIGRAWQQLHDRAERLDRLHHAVDEQKQDFERRFRNLNNGIKNFHAINTYIQKTDDPGEVLKLAADGLHNILGYDRVNILMVDDDRKRLRLVASHGTEGDFSDAEFPLDERLGVIYKAVVEQRLFLIDDMRKMPDDFHIAVDFSSHPILRSRVFIICPIIVHEEVVGLFGVDNKHSRGQLDETDVDTVKLFADQVAMTLTKLNLLDAVDSLTRELEHTFSEMLQYRSEHQRLDGALKDASRSTGEAIRDISGAAGVVQEAVDETRSAAGEISVSIQQVSENIGTLQEFMDNAVASITEIAATIKEVEASAVKSQAMTEGVQEKAAGGVDRVDRAICSLQGIAEAVETAYAGIERLSDIGEEVGGITTVINEITQKTNLLALNAAIIAAQAGEHGRSFAVVADEVGSLARETAQSTEAISALIGDIQQATREAVGHIAKTRNLVREGLGHGEELETALQQILQGTEQAMTMSRDIRRATYEVARSAESINKAVVHLGEMAAQISHASKEQANGTRSIVHAIEEVKQMSDDMVDATERQRRNMDDIDRSVDLVSGMAKRIFAELEKRQQGSRDVLEKLEVLKMQGRRIE